From a single Nostoc edaphicum CCNP1411 genomic region:
- a CDS encoding DMT family transporter: MFTVLLSAFILTFHNVTVRILFSEHLVLGLFVLGGYVKPDLQNSLLLMFMRMLLVVPLMASLAFKLYPSAGKELRDLFRRERTDVLLQALGCGVLMFVYIALLYIAIGLIPTGIAMTLFFTYPVFTALLAWRFFGERPTLFRWLVMAIILGGGVLTIPQSSAAYSSDIITNGIFASIGSGVVYAFYKVMAQKCLEKFHPVPFTWISFTCTLLFSGVSLLFWPPSSTQLDWTPLWIGSIFSGLVSFIGHTFNNVGIRMIGATKASIVGASSPALTVLVAWVTISETLNLIQSLGILIVTLGIALLSGEGFVRKRSTS, encoded by the coding sequence ATGTTCACGGTTCTTTTATCCGCCTTCATCTTGACGTTTCACAACGTTACAGTACGAATTTTATTTTCAGAACATCTCGTACTGGGTTTATTTGTACTCGGTGGATACGTTAAACCGGATTTACAGAACTCATTATTGCTGATGTTTATGCGAATGCTACTGGTGGTTCCACTTATGGCATCTCTAGCATTTAAGCTATATCCATCTGCTGGAAAAGAATTGCGAGATTTATTCAGGCGCGAACGCACTGATGTTTTGCTCCAAGCATTGGGCTGTGGAGTCTTAATGTTTGTGTATATTGCGTTACTCTACATTGCAATTGGCTTAATTCCTACTGGAATTGCCATGACTCTATTCTTTACCTATCCCGTGTTTACGGCACTGCTTGCTTGGAGGTTTTTTGGCGAACGTCCAACACTTTTCCGTTGGCTGGTGATGGCGATTATTCTGGGGGGTGGAGTACTCACAATTCCTCAATCTTCTGCTGCTTACAGTAGTGATATTATTACTAATGGAATTTTCGCCAGCATTGGATCTGGAGTTGTTTACGCCTTTTATAAGGTTATGGCCCAAAAATGTTTGGAAAAATTCCATCCAGTTCCTTTCACCTGGATTAGTTTTACCTGCACCCTACTGTTTTCTGGTGTCAGCTTACTGTTCTGGCCACCTTCCAGTACTCAACTGGATTGGACACCTCTGTGGATTGGCAGTATTTTTTCTGGTTTAGTTAGTTTCATAGGGCACACTTTCAATAATGTAGGAATTCGCATGATTGGTGCAACTAAAGCCTCAATCGTCGGCGCTAGCAGTCCAGCATTAACAGTATTAGTCGCATGGGTCACAATTAGCGAAACTTTAAACTTGATTCAAAGTTTGGGGATTCTAATTGTCACATTAGGGATCGCGTTGTTGAGTGGAGAAGGCTTTGTGCGTAAACGTAGCACTTCATAG
- a CDS encoding PEP-CTERM sorting domain-containing protein (PEP-CTERM proteins occur, often in large numbers, in the proteomes of bacteria that also encode an exosortase, a predicted intramembrane cysteine proteinase. The presence of a PEP-CTERM domain at a protein's C-terminus predicts cleavage within the sorting domain, followed by covalent anchoring to some some component of the (usually Gram-negative) cell surface. Many PEP-CTERM proteins exhibit an unusual sequence composition that includes large numbers of potential glycosylation sites. Expression of one such protein has been shown restore the ability of a bacterium to form floc, a type of biofilm.) — protein MIPKKISAKIAYITAICAAINIAAITKTHTANAASLSIVNAGFEEPIIGEGDFTTNVLPGWTLYDPSNLTSASIGIGEPIYGAYNPTADVYFNEAPEGNNVGYVYLTYPPGSGPVGISQTLTSLLTANTKYTLQVEIANIPPVNGFTILDGFPGYAIQLLAGGTLLTQDFNSLSIIEGAFVTSSISYTTSANNPNLGQALEIRLLNILESDGIEINFDNVKLDATQIPEPASILGITLGFLGASLALRKRNIIRQ, from the coding sequence ATGATTCCCAAAAAAATCTCCGCAAAAATTGCTTATATTACTGCTATTTGTGCAGCTATAAATATTGCAGCTATCACTAAAACTCATACAGCAAATGCAGCAAGCTTAAGTATAGTTAATGCAGGTTTTGAAGAACCAATAATAGGAGAAGGAGACTTTACTACTAATGTGTTACCTGGCTGGACATTATATGATCCATCTAACCTGACATCTGCCAGTATAGGTATTGGTGAGCCAATTTATGGTGCATATAATCCTACAGCAGACGTTTATTTTAACGAAGCTCCAGAAGGAAATAATGTTGGATATGTTTACCTCACTTATCCGCCTGGAAGTGGTCCTGTGGGAATATCACAAACCCTTACCAGTCTATTAACAGCTAATACGAAATATACCTTACAGGTTGAAATAGCCAATATTCCACCTGTGAATGGTTTCACTATTTTAGATGGTTTCCCTGGCTATGCTATTCAATTATTAGCTGGAGGAACTTTACTTACTCAAGATTTTAATAGCCTGAGCATTATAGAAGGAGCTTTTGTTACCTCTAGTATTTCGTATACTACTTCAGCTAATAACCCAAACTTAGGACAAGCGTTAGAAATCCGATTGCTGAATATTTTAGAGAGTGATGGTATAGAAATCAATTTCGATAATGTGAAATTAGACGCAACTCAAATTCCAGAACCTGCATCGATTTTGGGTATAACATTAGGATTTTTAGGTGCAAGTTTAGCTTTGAGAAAAAGAAATATTATTAGACAATAA
- a CDS encoding methyltransferase domain-containing protein, whose amino-acid sequence MPDKWNPELYERFQSQRSRPFYDLVDMVHRQENLRVLDLGSGTGKLTKYLHDTLAAQETLGIDASENMLQKARQYEGNGLRFEQGKIEDNPGEGEFDLIFSNAALQWLTGHEALFEKLRRKLRQGGQLAIQIPTMDDEPVHQLALETAKDFSQELGGYVRRLEVLTPANYAKLLYSLGFIKQEVKLQIYGHVLPSRESVVEWYRGTLLTAYESCLDTQTYERFVKRYREKLFEKLEDEQPFFFPYKRILMWGSI is encoded by the coding sequence ATGCCAGATAAATGGAATCCAGAATTATATGAACGGTTTCAATCCCAAAGAAGTCGCCCATTTTATGATTTGGTAGACATGGTACATCGACAAGAAAACTTACGAGTTCTAGATTTAGGATCTGGAACGGGAAAGTTAACTAAATATCTGCACGATACACTAGCAGCACAAGAAACTCTGGGAATAGATGCTTCTGAAAATATGCTGCAAAAAGCACGGCAATATGAAGGTAACGGACTACGGTTTGAGCAAGGAAAAATAGAGGATAACCCAGGAGAAGGAGAGTTTGATTTAATCTTTTCTAATGCCGCTTTGCAATGGTTAACAGGACACGAAGCTTTATTTGAAAAATTACGCCGCAAGTTACGTCAAGGTGGACAACTGGCTATACAAATCCCAACGATGGACGATGAACCAGTACATCAGTTAGCGCTTGAAACAGCCAAAGATTTTAGTCAAGAATTAGGGGGATATGTACGGCGATTGGAAGTACTGACTCCAGCAAATTATGCCAAACTACTGTATAGTCTGGGGTTTATTAAACAGGAAGTAAAACTTCAGATTTATGGTCATGTTCTACCGTCACGAGAATCCGTAGTGGAATGGTATCGTGGTACGCTACTAACGGCATACGAGTCGTGCTTAGATACCCAGACTTATGAACGATTTGTAAAACGGTATAGGGAAAAGTTATTTGAAAAATTGGAAGATGAACAACCTTTCTTTTTCCCTTACAAACGCATTTTAATGTGGGGAAGTATTTAA
- a CDS encoding ABC transporter substrate-binding protein, giving the protein MSNSVTLKKIKNEISGTVFSLPYYVARDQGYFADEGIDIEFVKRNSSDRAPDIKLIEDHHQVNSFGGKSLFEQGETTLYRACEWGQVRRTYDSSRGGQVVAKRAAIASQAIIVRPDSPYNIPQDLANVPVGVNFHHGSHYIAIQTLEGFLPKEEIKVVHIDGGGQGKRFNRFVALRDGLVDAVAVMEPWITVAEKLGYKIIAEAHYVGLEIGSPDLDAETFEAINRAIRRAVKDLQKDPFQYVKYLIDDVAEDIVQLEPSDFRRNRLRYADPAPYPEADFRRTYNWMVNWGLIEPDATFEQIVNNRVASLSIS; this is encoded by the coding sequence ATGAGTAACTCTGTAACACTCAAGAAGATCAAGAATGAGATCAGTGGAACTGTGTTCTCATTGCCATATTACGTAGCTCGCGATCAAGGCTACTTCGCAGATGAGGGGATTGATATTGAGTTCGTTAAACGCAACTCTAGCGATCGCGCACCTGATATTAAACTGATTGAAGATCATCACCAAGTCAACTCTTTTGGCGGCAAATCACTATTCGAGCAGGGAGAAACTACCCTCTACCGTGCTTGTGAATGGGGACAAGTACGACGCACCTATGACAGTTCTCGCGGTGGTCAGGTTGTAGCCAAACGTGCTGCAATTGCCAGCCAAGCAATCATCGTGCGACCCGATTCCCCCTACAATATCCCTCAAGACCTAGCTAACGTACCAGTTGGTGTCAACTTTCACCACGGCTCCCACTATATAGCGATTCAAACTCTTGAAGGTTTCCTACCCAAAGAAGAAATCAAAGTGGTACATATCGATGGTGGCGGTCAAGGAAAGCGTTTCAACCGCTTTGTCGCTTTGCGTGACGGACTTGTTGATGCAGTTGCCGTCATGGAACCGTGGATTACAGTAGCAGAAAAACTTGGCTACAAAATTATCGCCGAGGCACACTATGTAGGGCTAGAGATTGGTAGCCCCGATTTGGATGCAGAGACATTCGAGGCGATTAATAGGGCAATCCGTCGAGCTGTAAAAGACCTACAAAAAGACCCTTTCCAGTATGTGAAGTATCTGATCGATGACGTAGCAGAGGATATTGTACAGCTCGAACCCTCAGACTTTCGTCGTAACCGATTGCGCTACGCCGACCCAGCACCATACCCTGAAGCTGACTTCCGTCGTACCTACAACTGGATGGTGAACTGGGGACTGATAGAGCCTGATGCCACTTTCGAGCAGATCGTCAATAACCGAGTTGCTTCGTTATCTATCTCTTAG
- a CDS encoding ABC transporter substrate-binding protein — protein sequence MPSRRDFLKYTSIGLTTALTTISCDNNTVSQSVADQGTQGTIKVRLGAVSGINSIDVWIPEDLGYFKEAGLSAEVIQFQGGGKMRDALIAGEIDFSAQAPLHVYLSQLKGVPLNVVANRRNLVDTSLVVRSNLQSQIKTVNDLKGKKFSVGEVGSWGWAVSVKYLRQHGLSEKDVQYVQSSNATTYTLLTSGQVDAAVTGAPDLHKLLKEGTVFQLVNALEPETHKKYFGAPEAMTRAWLSHERVTSQNPEAVKRLVAAVNRTFEYMHQTSPEKILDAVGKRFQGANLDAILTGLQTELQQSVPRNASISEAAYLADQQVFIDAGIIKKLVPYSQAVFDKYAGHRA from the coding sequence ATGCCTTCACGTAGAGACTTTTTAAAATACACTTCTATAGGATTAACAACTGCTTTAACTACAATCTCTTGTGACAATAACACTGTTAGTCAATCTGTCGCCGATCAGGGAACTCAGGGTACTATTAAAGTCAGACTAGGAGCAGTAAGCGGGATTAACTCCATTGATGTTTGGATTCCAGAGGATTTGGGTTACTTCAAGGAAGCGGGCTTAAGTGCAGAAGTGATTCAATTTCAAGGCGGTGGGAAAATGCGAGATGCTCTAATTGCCGGAGAAATCGATTTTTCTGCCCAAGCACCTTTACACGTCTATCTCTCTCAGCTTAAGGGAGTCCCTCTGAATGTTGTAGCCAATCGGCGTAATCTTGTAGATACTTCCTTAGTAGTACGTTCTAATTTGCAATCCCAAATCAAGACAGTGAACGACCTGAAGGGGAAAAAGTTTTCGGTCGGTGAGGTTGGCTCTTGGGGCTGGGCAGTATCAGTCAAGTACCTGCGTCAACATGGACTAAGTGAAAAAGATGTTCAATATGTGCAAAGTAGTAATGCTACAACTTATACACTGCTCACTAGTGGTCAGGTAGATGCGGCTGTGACTGGTGCGCCCGACTTGCATAAACTACTCAAAGAAGGAACAGTTTTTCAATTAGTTAATGCTCTTGAACCGGAGACTCATAAAAAATATTTTGGCGCTCCTGAAGCGATGACCCGTGCTTGGCTGAGTCATGAGCGTGTTACTTCCCAAAACCCTGAAGCCGTTAAGAGATTGGTTGCAGCAGTAAACCGCACATTTGAATATATGCATCAAACCTCACCTGAAAAAATTCTAGATGCAGTTGGAAAACGTTTTCAAGGTGCCAATTTAGATGCGATTCTGACCGGTCTTCAGACTGAACTGCAACAATCAGTTCCTAGAAATGCCTCTATTAGTGAGGCAGCATATCTTGCAGACCAGCAGGTATTCATTGATGCCGGGATTATTAAAAAATTAGTTCCCTACTCTCAAGCGGTGTTCGATAAGTATGCAGGTCATAGAGCTTAA
- a CDS encoding ABC transporter ATP-binding protein produces MSTPMITTQNLSISYWSKNKRVEALQDISLTINAGEFVTLIGPSGCGKSTLLNVIAGLIRPGTDVKGTFNNSGIKEIGYLFQKQTLLPWRTVLGNVTAPLEIRGVPRNEGREKALALLAKYGLYGFEQSFPRELSGGMQQRVLLIRTLIYEPDVVLLDEPLSSLDAQTRALLQDEFLRLWRDTGCTFILVTHDLDEAIALSQRVFLLSSRPGKIVKEFQIELPTERSAIAIRTDPRFQKIQREMWSDLTAQVLQQQDRGFALFKT; encoded by the coding sequence ATGTCAACCCCTATGATCACTACTCAAAATCTCTCCATTTCTTATTGGAGTAAGAATAAGCGAGTTGAAGCATTACAAGATATCAGCTTGACTATCAATGCTGGTGAATTTGTCACGCTGATTGGGCCAAGTGGCTGTGGTAAGAGTACTTTACTTAATGTGATTGCGGGGTTAATTCGTCCTGGGACAGATGTCAAGGGCACCTTTAATAATAGTGGCATCAAAGAAATTGGCTACTTGTTTCAAAAGCAAACCCTACTACCCTGGCGGACAGTCCTAGGTAATGTCACTGCTCCTTTGGAAATTCGTGGTGTACCGCGAAATGAAGGACGGGAAAAGGCTTTGGCACTGTTAGCAAAGTATGGCTTGTATGGTTTTGAGCAGAGTTTTCCGAGAGAATTGTCGGGTGGGATGCAGCAGCGCGTTTTGCTGATTCGGACGCTGATTTATGAACCAGATGTTGTGTTACTTGATGAACCTCTTAGTAGTCTTGATGCTCAAACACGCGCTCTTTTACAGGATGAATTCCTGCGATTATGGCGCGATACGGGATGCACCTTTATTTTGGTAACTCACGACCTCGATGAAGCGATCGCACTTTCGCAAAGAGTATTTTTATTGAGTTCACGTCCTGGTAAAATTGTCAAGGAATTTCAGATTGAGTTACCAACAGAACGTTCTGCGATCGCAATTCGCACAGATCCCCGATTTCAAAAAATCCAGCGTGAGATGTGGTCAGATTTAACCGCACAGGTATTGCAACAGCAAGATCGAGGATTCGCACTCTTTAAAACTTAA
- a CDS encoding ABC transporter permease, translating into MSNIRNRTLSIGQSALSPTNENTNLSGSNPQKTNWQKRLIQLAIQLTPLVVILLVWELGTGAFDIPKFIEPALVGKPSNIVQELKQLFLSGSIFQHIFVTFQEAMGGLFLAVTGGISLGIILAYSPSGAKITLPYVQVFNSLPRIALAPFFIIWFGIGLVSKVFLAALSAFFPIFFTTYQGLQSIDRELISAFQVMGANRWQMLYMVVLPSVISWVIAGIRTSLGMALVGALVAEYVGSTQGLGYLLMSAQGILNVDQAWAILVVLAVISVFLDWGVRALETYVLRWRPNPGEL; encoded by the coding sequence ATGAGCAATATCCGCAATAGAACCTTAAGCATCGGGCAATCTGCTCTCTCTCCTACTAATGAAAACACAAACCTTTCGGGTTCTAACCCCCAAAAAACCAACTGGCAAAAACGTTTAATACAACTAGCGATACAGCTAACACCACTCGTTGTAATTTTGTTGGTGTGGGAACTTGGTACGGGAGCATTTGATATTCCTAAGTTTATTGAACCGGCACTTGTAGGTAAACCAAGTAACATTGTTCAAGAGTTAAAGCAACTATTCCTGAGTGGTAGTATCTTTCAACATATTTTTGTCACTTTTCAAGAAGCGATGGGTGGACTGTTTCTGGCGGTGACTGGTGGTATCAGCCTGGGAATTATATTAGCTTATTCTCCATCAGGGGCAAAGATAACTCTTCCTTACGTCCAGGTATTTAATTCTCTACCTCGCATTGCCCTAGCGCCCTTTTTTATTATCTGGTTTGGGATTGGATTGGTTTCTAAAGTTTTTCTAGCAGCTTTGAGTGCTTTTTTCCCCATTTTTTTTACTACGTATCAAGGACTCCAGAGCATTGATCGTGAATTAATTTCTGCTTTTCAGGTTATGGGTGCTAATCGATGGCAGATGTTGTATATGGTTGTACTACCTTCAGTGATCAGTTGGGTAATTGCGGGGATTCGTACTAGTTTGGGTATGGCTCTAGTAGGGGCGCTTGTAGCTGAGTATGTTGGTTCAACTCAGGGTTTAGGCTATCTATTGATGTCAGCACAGGGAATTTTGAACGTTGATCAAGCTTGGGCAATACTGGTAGTCTTAGCAGTCATTAGTGTTTTCCTCGATTGGGGTGTTCGCGCTTTAGAAACCTACGTTTTACGCTGGCGACCCAACCCTGGGGAATTATAA
- a CDS encoding IS5 family transposase, translating into MKTKAQYKVRNWNAYDACLKQRGSITFWVNEEIIEQWRNQQKTGRKGASNYYSDVAIATMGTIQSVFNLPGRQAEGFLESLFMLMGIELAVPDHSTLSRRLSKLSVELPVIPKDKAVHVVVDSTGVKVYGEGEWKVRTHGVAKRRTWRKLHLGVDSESGEILGAVVTTNDIADCEALPDILEQIEQPIEQVSGDGGYDTFGCYDTITERGAKATIPPRSNAKIQQHLHELAQPHPRDENLRRVNQVGRKQWKQESGYHRRSLSETAIFRLKTIFGGKLRRRFFDNQAVELFLQCAALNRMIQLGKPDSYKVEN; encoded by the coding sequence ATGAAGACGAAAGCCCAGTATAAAGTTCGCAATTGGAACGCTTATGATGCTTGCCTCAAGCAACGAGGCAGTATAACTTTCTGGGTGAATGAAGAGATCATCGAGCAGTGGCGCAATCAGCAGAAAACAGGGAGAAAGGGAGCATCGAATTATTACTCCGATGTGGCGATCGCGACGATGGGAACGATTCAATCAGTGTTTAATTTACCAGGGCGGCAAGCAGAGGGGTTTTTGGAGTCGCTGTTTATGCTCATGGGGATTGAGCTAGCAGTGCCGGATCACTCCACACTATCGAGGCGTTTAAGCAAGTTGTCGGTGGAATTGCCTGTAATTCCAAAGGATAAGGCTGTTCATGTAGTAGTGGATTCAACCGGGGTAAAAGTCTACGGTGAGGGCGAGTGGAAAGTCCGCACACATGGAGTAGCTAAAAGACGGACGTGGCGGAAGTTGCATCTAGGAGTTGACTCAGAAAGTGGCGAAATTCTGGGTGCGGTGGTGACTACTAATGATATAGCTGATTGCGAGGCACTGCCTGACATATTGGAACAGATCGAGCAGCCGATAGAGCAAGTGTCCGGTGATGGTGGCTATGACACGTTCGGGTGTTATGACACTATTACGGAGCGCGGGGCAAAAGCTACAATTCCACCTCGTAGCAACGCTAAAATTCAACAACACCTACACGAGTTAGCACAGCCGCATCCTAGAGATGAAAACCTGCGACGTGTGAACCAAGTTGGACGCAAGCAATGGAAACAAGAAAGCGGGTATCATCGACGTTCATTATCCGAGACAGCCATATTTCGACTCAAAACCATTTTTGGCGGTAAGTTAAGACGACGCTTTTTTGATAATCAAGCTGTCGAGTTGTTTCTGCAATGTGCTGCTCTTAATCGCATGATCCAGTTGGGCAAGCCAGACAGCTACAAAGTAGAAAACTAA
- a CDS encoding sulfurtransferase, whose protein sequence is MMKTRKFSWAKFKNSKLFALGVAICAFLLITPMLHLPAFSATPSAKIQFVSPNWVVENAKDPNLRILDVRNLPLDYIDGHLPRAVNIADTAFRGPREGLPVQYWDNQRLGQIFANSGVTNNSRVLVYSDDRDVLGATMVAYLLERSGVRDIAVLDGGYKGYEAASQTITKEFPQYKVARFTVKDNPTVRVSLNEVKKLIGNKGVRFIDPRPADLFQGKENIWLRNGHIPGARNIPWPTFTDAENPHKLKSLDEIKKILADKKITPADDIIVTCSTGREATLQYVVLKHLLGYPKVRVYEGSWTEYSTQSDLPVATGPEQVS, encoded by the coding sequence ATGATGAAAACACGGAAATTTTCCTGGGCAAAGTTCAAAAACAGCAAATTATTTGCTTTAGGAGTAGCAATTTGTGCTTTTTTGTTAATTACTCCCATGCTGCATTTGCCAGCATTCTCAGCTACACCTAGCGCTAAGATTCAGTTCGTTTCGCCTAATTGGGTGGTAGAGAATGCCAAAGATCCAAACCTCAGAATTTTGGATGTTCGTAATTTACCTCTCGACTATATAGATGGACACCTGCCTAGAGCTGTCAATATTGCTGATACGGCCTTTCGTGGCCCTAGAGAAGGTCTACCAGTACAGTACTGGGACAATCAAAGATTAGGACAAATATTTGCCAATTCAGGAGTCACAAATAATAGCCGTGTCCTCGTTTACTCTGATGACAGAGATGTCTTAGGAGCAACGATGGTAGCTTATTTGCTGGAGCGTTCCGGAGTGAGGGACATAGCCGTATTAGATGGTGGCTACAAAGGTTACGAAGCAGCATCCCAAACAATAACTAAGGAATTTCCTCAATACAAAGTAGCTAGATTTACAGTTAAGGATAATCCTACTGTGCGTGTCTCTTTAAATGAGGTAAAAAAACTTATTGGTAACAAAGGCGTTAGGTTTATCGACCCTAGACCGGCAGATTTATTCCAAGGTAAGGAAAATATTTGGTTACGGAATGGACATATTCCTGGTGCGCGAAATATCCCTTGGCCAACCTTTACAGATGCAGAAAATCCTCACAAGCTCAAATCTTTAGATGAAATCAAGAAAATCCTAGCTGACAAGAAAATTACTCCTGCTGATGACATAATCGTTACTTGCAGCACAGGACGAGAAGCAACTCTACAATATGTGGTGTTAAAACATTTGTTGGGCTATCCCAAAGTTCGGGTTTATGAAGGTTCTTGGACTGAGTACAGCACTCAATCAGACCTACCTGTTGCTACTGGCCCAGAGCAGGTAAGCTAG